Proteins encoded in a region of the Orenia metallireducens genome:
- a CDS encoding PLP-dependent aminotransferase family protein — translation MIESIQLDKSSSKHLYIQLYIQLRGLIEAGKLKEHTKLPPIRKLSKSLGVNNVTIVNAYNLLEEENLVYKKVGSGTFVSAKNLVGDREDVYLDEEVYIDEDTKFVEDRKGVEEGDRVINFATAAPTPDLFPIAPFKRLLNKVLDRDRGYAFGYQKSQGYLPLRQSISEYIKSYNIESKIDEIQIVSGAQQGIDILAKTFLDYGDTVFVERPTYPGAISVFKSRRANIVDIPMGEDGIDIKALEAELAKEKPKFLYLMPNYQNPTGYSYSKEKKERILELAKEHDLLIIEDDCLSDLNYGKNNNSSLKSLDTESRVIYIKSFSKIFMPGLRLAFLIIPERYFNDILLSKYMSDIFTDGLVQRVLDLYFREEIWEEQISKLKQTYQQRYEAMVKSLHKYLPQRVKFTTPAGGLNLWLELPESISGKKLHQKALKKGINIAPGEVFYYSQKQENRVRLSIAAVTIEEIELGIKKLAKLIQTELDEENYRWDNSIMPLV, via the coding sequence ATGATTGAATCGATACAATTAGATAAATCTTCTTCTAAACATCTTTATATCCAGTTATATATTCAGTTAAGAGGATTGATTGAAGCTGGGAAATTAAAGGAGCATACCAAGTTACCACCTATCAGAAAACTATCAAAGAGTTTAGGGGTTAATAATGTAACTATTGTAAATGCTTATAATTTATTAGAAGAAGAAAATTTGGTCTATAAGAAGGTGGGAAGTGGAACCTTTGTTTCAGCTAAAAATCTTGTTGGGGATAGAGAAGATGTTTATCTTGATGAAGAGGTATATATCGATGAGGATACAAAGTTTGTTGAAGATAGAAAAGGGGTAGAAGAGGGGGATAGGGTGATTAATTTTGCTACAGCTGCACCTACTCCTGATTTATTCCCTATTGCACCTTTTAAGAGACTCTTAAATAAAGTCTTAGATAGAGATAGGGGTTATGCCTTTGGCTATCAAAAGAGTCAAGGCTATCTACCTTTACGCCAATCAATCAGTGAGTATATTAAAAGTTACAATATAGAGAGTAAGATTGATGAGATTCAGATTGTCTCAGGTGCCCAGCAGGGGATTGATATTCTAGCTAAGACCTTTTTAGATTATGGTGATACTGTCTTTGTAGAGAGACCAACCTATCCTGGAGCAATCTCTGTCTTTAAATCTAGACGTGCTAATATTGTTGATATCCCTATGGGAGAAGATGGGATAGATATTAAAGCTTTGGAAGCTGAGTTGGCTAAGGAGAAGCCAAAATTTCTTTATTTAATGCCAAATTATCAGAATCCAACAGGGTATAGTTACTCTAAAGAGAAGAAAGAGAGGATATTGGAGCTGGCTAAAGAACATGACCTCTTAATCATAGAGGATGACTGCTTAAGTGACTTGAATTATGGTAAGAATAATAATTCATCTTTGAAATCTTTAGATACTGAAAGTAGAGTTATTTATATTAAAAGTTTCTCTAAAATCTTCATGCCAGGCTTGAGATTGGCCTTCTTAATCATTCCAGAACGATATTTTAATGATATTCTCTTATCAAAGTATATGTCAGATATCTTTACAGATGGTCTGGTGCAAAGGGTACTTGATTTATACTTTAGAGAAGAGATTTGGGAAGAGCAGATTAGTAAATTAAAGCAGACCTATCAGCAGAGATATGAGGCTATGGTGAAATCCTTACACAAATATCTGCCTCAAAGGGTCAAATTCACTACTCCAGCAGGTGGTCTTAACCTCTGGTTGGAGTTACCTGAGAGTATTTCAGGTAAAAAGTTACATCAAAAGGCTTTGAAGAAGGGAATTAATATTGCCCCTGGAGAGGTCTTTTACTATAGTCAGAAGCAGGAGAATAGAGTTAGATTGAGTATTGCAGCAGTTACCATTGAAGAGATAGAGCTAGGAATAAAGAAGTTAGCTAAGCTGATACAAACAGAGTTGGATGAAGAGAATTATCGCTGGGATAATAGTATAATGCCTTTAGTTTAA
- the pdxS gene encoding pyridoxal 5'-phosphate synthase lyase subunit PdxS, whose amino-acid sequence MNERYGLNKNLAQMLKGGVIMDVTTPEEAKIAEEAGAVAVMALERVPADIRKEGGVARASDPAMIKGILEAVSIPVMAKARIGHFVEAQVLEALGVDYIDESEVLTPADEDNHIDKSLFEVPFVCGATNLGEALRRIGEGASMIRTKGEAGTGNVVEAVRHMRTMNSQIRRLTTMDSHELMAAAKELRAPFDLVKYVADHGKLPVVNFAAGGVATPADAALMMQLGCDGVFVGSGIFKSGDPAKRARAIVKATAHYDDPKIIAEVSENIGEAMVGINISTLGDNEKLAHRGW is encoded by the coding sequence ATGAATGAAAGATATGGATTAAACAAGAACTTAGCACAGATGTTAAAGGGTGGAGTAATCATGGATGTAACTACTCCAGAGGAGGCAAAAATTGCAGAGGAGGCTGGAGCAGTTGCTGTTATGGCATTAGAGAGAGTTCCTGCTGATATCCGTAAAGAAGGTGGAGTAGCAAGAGCTTCTGACCCAGCAATGATTAAGGGAATTCTGGAAGCAGTTTCTATCCCTGTTATGGCTAAAGCAAGAATTGGACACTTTGTAGAAGCACAAGTCTTAGAGGCTTTAGGTGTAGATTACATAGATGAGAGTGAAGTATTGACCCCTGCCGATGAGGATAACCATATAGATAAGAGCTTATTTGAAGTACCTTTTGTCTGTGGTGCTACTAACTTAGGTGAAGCATTACGCCGTATCGGTGAAGGTGCCAGTATGATTAGAACCAAAGGTGAAGCTGGTACAGGTAATGTTGTCGAAGCTGTGAGGCATATGAGAACAATGAACTCTCAAATCAGAAGATTAACTACTATGGATAGCCATGAATTGATGGCTGCTGCTAAAGAGTTAAGAGCACCCTTTGATTTAGTTAAGTATGTAGCTGACCATGGTAAACTCCCTGTAGTTAACTTTGCTGCTGGTGGAGTGGCTACTCCTGCTGATGCAGCCTTAATGATGCAATTAGGTTGTGATGGTGTATTTGTAGGTTCAGGTATCTTCAAATCAGGAGACCCTGCTAAGAGAGCTAGAGCAATCGTAAAAGCTACTGCTCACTATGATGACCCTAAGATTATTGCTGAAGTATCAGAAAATATCGGTGAAGCAATGGTAGGAATTAATATCAGTACATTAGGTGATAATGAAAAATTAGCTCATCGAGGATGGTAG
- the pdxT gene encoding pyridoxal 5'-phosphate synthase glutaminase subunit PdxT, translating into MLKIGVLSLQGGVAEHLEVLNQIPDVFPLSVKKKEDFVDLDGLILPGGESTTLGKLLTIFDLKDTIIDLAKRGLPIWGTCAGMILLAKEIDGEDSHLNLMDISVKRNGYGNQLASFKTMKLIPKISDAEIPLVFIRAPYINQVTNDVEVLLELDNKIVAVEQDNLLATSFHPELAEDLRVHEYFINKVRKSIEDSLKMAK; encoded by the coding sequence ATGCTTAAAATTGGTGTCTTATCTTTGCAAGGTGGGGTAGCTGAACATCTTGAGGTGTTAAATCAAATTCCTGATGTCTTCCCCTTAAGTGTTAAGAAAAAAGAGGATTTTGTAGATTTAGATGGTTTAATCCTACCAGGTGGTGAGAGTACTACTTTAGGAAAGCTACTAACTATCTTTGATTTGAAGGATACAATTATAGATTTAGCCAAAAGAGGCCTACCGATCTGGGGAACCTGTGCTGGAATGATATTACTGGCTAAAGAGATTGATGGTGAAGATAGTCATTTAAATCTAATGGATATTAGTGTTAAACGGAATGGTTATGGTAATCAATTGGCTAGCTTTAAGACTATGAAGCTAATTCCTAAGATTTCAGATGCAGAGATTCCTCTAGTCTTCATTAGAGCACCTTATATCAATCAAGTTACTAATGATGTTGAAGTATTGCTAGAATTGGATAATAAGATTGTAGCTGTAGAGCAAGATAATCTACTTGCTACCTCCTTCCACCCGGAACTAGCTGAAGATTTAAGGGTACATGAGTACTTTATAAATAAAGTCAGAAAATCTATAGAAGATAGCTTAAAGATGGCTAAATAA
- a CDS encoding response regulator transcription factor has product MEDKRILIVDDDKNVLEILSLYLKKEKFNVLIAKDGEEAISKVEEANPDLVILDIMMPKIDGLEVVKILRKDNDIPIILLSAKEEEFDRILGLEIGADDYVTKPFSPREVLARVKVILKRVSKTKKTKDVDELISYPRLIIDSKERRVEVDGSVIDLSPKEYQLLLLLAKHPKQVFEREQLCDRVWGIDYYGDMRTVDVHINWLRDKLKLGYIKTVWGVGYKFEVQEDVQ; this is encoded by the coding sequence ATGGAGGATAAAAGGATTTTAATCGTCGATGATGATAAGAATGTGCTTGAGATTCTAAGTCTATACCTAAAAAAGGAAAAGTTTAATGTATTAATTGCCAAAGATGGTGAAGAGGCAATTTCGAAAGTAGAAGAAGCTAATCCTGATTTGGTTATTCTAGATATTATGATGCCTAAGATAGATGGTCTTGAAGTAGTAAAGATTTTAAGAAAAGATAATGATATTCCTATTATCTTATTGTCGGCTAAAGAGGAGGAGTTTGACCGGATTTTAGGTTTAGAGATTGGAGCAGATGATTATGTGACTAAACCCTTTAGTCCACGAGAAGTATTGGCTAGAGTTAAGGTCATCTTAAAGAGAGTATCAAAAACTAAGAAGACAAAAGATGTAGATGAATTAATCTCTTATCCTAGATTGATTATCGATTCCAAGGAGAGACGGGTAGAAGTAGATGGAAGTGTGATAGATTTATCACCAAAAGAGTATCAGCTATTATTACTCTTAGCTAAGCACCCTAAACAAGTCTTTGAAAGAGAGCAGTTATGTGATAGAGTTTGGGGGATAGACTATTATGGTGATATGAGAACTGTAGATGTCCATATTAATTGGTTAAGAGATAAGTTAAAATTAGGTTATATCAAGACTGTTTGGGGAGTTGGCTATAAATTTGAGGTGCAAGAAGATGTTCAATAA
- a CDS encoding D-glycero-alpha-D-manno-heptose-1,7-bisphosphate 7-phosphatase, with protein MNKAVFLDRDGVINRYDSPVNKPEDLELYPWTAKAIKRLNKKGYKVFVVTNQGGIECGYFSEADLSEIHQHLVATLKEEDAHIDDIEYCPHFNSECECRKPKPGMIMKLADKYDINLGNSFMVGDRNSDIEAGNKAGCRTIKLGSKYPAADYSVENLEDAVEIIVNAQELIYI; from the coding sequence TTGAATAAAGCTGTATTTTTAGACCGTGATGGCGTTATCAACCGTTATGATTCACCTGTTAATAAACCAGAAGATTTAGAGCTATACCCTTGGACTGCTAAGGCAATCAAAAGATTAAATAAAAAAGGGTACAAGGTCTTTGTAGTTACAAATCAAGGTGGCATCGAGTGTGGTTACTTTAGTGAGGCTGATTTAAGTGAGATTCATCAGCATTTAGTAGCTACTTTAAAAGAGGAAGATGCCCATATCGATGATATAGAATATTGCCCTCACTTCAATTCAGAATGTGAGTGCCGTAAGCCTAAACCAGGGATGATAATGAAATTAGCAGATAAATATGACATCAATCTAGGAAACTCCTTTATGGTAGGTGACCGCAACTCCGATATAGAGGCTGGTAATAAAGCAGGTTGTAGAACTATCAAATTAGGTAGTAAGTACCCAGCTGCCGATTATTCTGTAGAAAACCTAGAAGATGCAGTAGAGATTATAGTCAATGCTCAAGAATTGATTTATATTTAA
- a CDS encoding ATP-binding protein has protein sequence MFNNLFSKIMGSYLLIPVLILLSLLIILPNYLEDYFFKAKEIELLRKGEMAVRLIKQGDYNHYNKVDNFLGSLEKLLDTSLIVIDQEGEIINQGMQMRGMMRRPGMNRMHGPMMHNRMHPNLSKDMSKRIMNFQEELEKVLSGKRTSFRGEIEMLKQPIIGVGIPLYTSNKRMALFLISPLSGLQETVIKVRNLTLRVTLIAVLLALILGYFISKGITRPILEMKRQAQKMARGDYQVQIDNLPKDEIGELGKSFNYLSNKLEANIEELSREKQRMHEMLTSMAEGVLGVGSDKKILLANPRFKEIFEMNEEIIGKSFIGFVNQKLMGLIDEVLITEQELKEEFSWDDKIIVAHAAPIRERNSKLWGIIILVRDVTEVRKLDEMRRLFVANVSHELKTPLTAIRGYLEAILDGIVDEVQLQSEYLTRVLSETNRMTRLVQEILNLARLQSGQIEFNLEKFKLLDLVNKVVRNLERKLEDRNVSVEGNPELIIKSDQDKLEEVLVNLLSNAIKFTPKDGKIKIKVEDEDRIKLRVIDNGIGISKSELPYIWERFHQVDRARTPEEEGTGLGLAIVKEIVEGLEGEVDVDSKEGVGSEFIVTL, from the coding sequence ATGTTCAATAACCTCTTTAGTAAGATTATGGGGAGTTATCTATTAATTCCAGTGCTGATTTTATTGTCTCTTCTTATTATTCTTCCCAATTATTTAGAGGATTATTTCTTTAAAGCAAAGGAGATAGAGCTTTTAAGAAAAGGGGAGATGGCTGTTAGGTTAATCAAACAAGGTGATTATAATCATTATAATAAAGTTGATAACTTCTTAGGTAGTTTAGAGAAGTTACTTGATACTAGTTTGATAGTAATTGACCAAGAGGGTGAGATAATCAATCAAGGTATGCAAATGAGAGGGATGATGAGAAGGCCTGGGATGAATAGAATGCATGGACCGATGATGCATAATAGGATGCACCCAAATTTAAGTAAAGATATGTCCAAAAGAATTATGAACTTTCAAGAAGAGTTGGAGAAGGTCTTATCTGGTAAACGGACAAGCTTTCGTGGAGAAATAGAGATGTTAAAGCAACCGATTATTGGTGTTGGAATTCCTTTATATACTTCTAATAAGAGGATGGCTTTGTTTTTAATCTCTCCGCTAAGTGGCTTACAGGAGACAGTAATTAAGGTGAGAAATTTAACCTTACGAGTAACTCTGATAGCTGTCTTATTGGCATTAATTTTGGGTTACTTTATCTCAAAAGGGATTACTCGCCCTATATTAGAGATGAAGCGGCAGGCACAGAAGATGGCTAGAGGAGATTATCAGGTTCAGATAGATAATCTACCAAAGGATGAGATTGGTGAGTTAGGAAAGAGCTTTAATTATCTATCAAATAAATTAGAAGCAAATATAGAAGAGTTAAGTAGAGAAAAGCAGAGAATGCATGAGATGCTCACAAGCATGGCAGAAGGAGTTTTAGGTGTTGGTAGTGATAAGAAGATTCTTTTGGCTAACCCTAGATTTAAAGAGATTTTTGAAATGAATGAAGAGATTATTGGTAAAAGTTTTATTGGATTTGTTAATCAAAAATTAATGGGATTAATAGATGAGGTCTTAATAACAGAACAGGAGCTAAAAGAGGAATTCTCTTGGGATGATAAGATTATTGTAGCCCATGCAGCTCCTATCAGAGAGAGAAATAGCAAGCTGTGGGGAATTATAATCTTGGTTAGAGATGTTACTGAAGTTAGAAAGCTAGATGAGATGAGAAGACTATTTGTTGCTAATGTATCCCATGAATTGAAGACACCATTAACAGCAATTCGTGGTTATTTAGAGGCTATCTTAGATGGAATTGTTGATGAAGTACAATTACAGAGTGAATATTTAACAAGGGTATTATCTGAGACCAATCGGATGACTAGACTTGTGCAAGAAATTTTAAATTTAGCCCGGTTACAGTCTGGACAGATTGAATTTAATTTAGAGAAGTTTAAGCTGTTAGATTTAGTCAATAAAGTGGTCAGAAATCTAGAGAGAAAGTTAGAGGATAGAAACGTCAGTGTAGAAGGTAATCCAGAATTAATAATAAAGAGTGATCAAGATAAGTTAGAAGAGGTATTAGTTAATTTATTGAGTAATGCTATAAAATTCACACCTAAAGATGGAAAGATTAAAATTAAAGTAGAGGATGAAGATAGAATTAAGCTTAGAGTAATTGATAATGGTATCGGTATTTCAAAATCTGAATTACCTTATATCTGGGAGAGATTTCATCAAGTTGATAGGGCTAGAACTCCTGAAGAAGAAGGGACTGGTTTAGGGTTAGCGATAGTTAAGGAGATTGTTGAGGGATTAGAAGGAGAGGTCGATGTTGATAGTAAAGAGGGGGTAGGAAGTGAGTTTATTGTAACCTTATAA